In Augochlora pura isolate Apur16 unplaced genomic scaffold, APUR_v2.2.1 APUR_unplaced_8917, whole genome shotgun sequence, a genomic segment contains:
- the LOC144478164 gene encoding ubiquilin-1-like yields the protein MQSLITQMMENPQLMQTMLNAPYTRSMLEAMTADPAMASRVISANPLFSGNPQMQEQMRTMMPAFIQQMQNPQIQNILTNPGALAAVMQIHEGLEQLRTAVPGFVETMGMTVPPAATTTPTAGTTNPTPPTTQASDTNQQDAFSQFMARMVSAMALNQGVEVEGQPVPPPEERYRAQLEQLTAMGFVNRDANLQALIATFGDINAAVERLLSSGQVSKCP from the exons ATGCAAAGCCTCATAACACAAATGATGGAGAACCCACAACTGATGCAAACTATGTTAAATGCTCCTTATACAAGGTCTATGCTCGAAGCAATGACTGCAGACCCTGCTATGGCTAGCAGAGTGATTTCTGCAAATCCCTTATTTAGCGGAAATCCGCAAATGCAAGAGCAAATGAGAACTATGATGCCGGCTTTTATTCAGCAAATGCAGAACCctcaaattcaaaatattcttaCGAATCCAGGTGCTCTGGCTGCTGTTATGCAAATTCACGAAGGATTGGAACAGTTGCGTACCGCTGTTCCAGGATTTGTTGAAAC TATGGGTATGACCGTGCCGCCCGCGGCAACAACAACACCAACCGCTGGCACAACAAATCCAACACCACCTACTACACAAGCATCGGACACGAACCAGCAAGACGCATTCTCTCAGTTTATGGCGCGCAtg GTATCTGCAATGGCATTAAATCAAGGCGTAGAAGTGGAAGGTCAACCTGTGCCTCCACCGGAAGAACGTTATAGAGCACAGTTAGAACAACTTACGGCTATGGGATTTGTTAATAGAGACGCTAATTTACAAG caCTAATTGCCACATTCGGAGACATAAACGCTGCTGTTGAACGGCTATTATCTAGTGGGCAAGTGTCCAAGTGTCCATGA